Proteins from a genomic interval of Trifolium pratense cultivar HEN17-A07 linkage group LG6, ARS_RC_1.1, whole genome shotgun sequence:
- the LOC123890775 gene encoding uncharacterized protein LOC123890775: MAIDLDECVNKYFHVSRKEMEDFIRRCGSEDWVESLIKDKHDDRETEKQHGRPSLRPQPLAQIMSLTVKPNQEEDNKQLALHGTIYAHYIGVYKTPITHQIYKRDVDDVPDILGIDGSLTLNGPDYLCHPDHAYLHLIQSSRVDVNLYDQTNNIFAGISFYLDNDIDNSYYEQVKSMVIPCQQGSLTLHYIAIPFGIHSRLQVTIPMTKEQFEKHEIYNVNGKIVARYTDTYGNYSAQECVLFKKQDDEFERVESGHVKLSRCWVSLPAYSSLIIEVDLSEFGSRRKIGKCTKKLLPRQGLMSVGSLLSGDMDIWVGAAWFSPDPFGRIDYRCSTSLPQIPAENLKQNIEEMDTDGEDKSSADDDGESTDDDDTDGDDESSMHAFSKEKKCSVSFDDGESLVADESGDVLSSSLNRGSWCLRSHKNIPRSSFAVEIFSVFIGREKSKPVQIYGSIEVLREDRELCYIFKRDENEALMLSEDLKFIPIPDGSRAFSDCSSLKMKFDIKDIEGCLAIKGYVDWAASTLDSPFWYKKQLCNLIQGQKGGFASVHYSIFEYAVCVTIKVLLKFKTGSSDVNPKVWGSLVTQYSRHDYSSRYKKDNYRCVLFNRTQDDLVQISNDSTIPLSRSTIVVPSYSSLIVDIDLSGFSEQKLSCVKMIKIGEGFKTVETNDYLFHIELDWCKVK, translated from the exons ATGGCTATCGATTTAGATGAATGTGtgaacaaatattttcatgttTCTAGAAAAGAGATGGAGGATTTTATAAGAAGATGTGGTAGTGAAGATTGGGTTGAATCCTTAATTAAGGATAAGCATGACGATAGAGAGACTGAGAAACAAC ATGGTAGACCATCTCTCCGACCACAACCTCTTGCACAAATCATGTCCCTAACCGTCAAACCTAATCAGGAGGAGGATAATAAACAATTGGCACTACACGGTACAATATATGCTCATTATATTGGTGTATATAAAACACCAATTACCCATCAAATTTACAAACGAGATGTTGATGATGTCCCTGACATTTTAGGAATCGACGGTAGTTTGACTCTCAATGGTCCGGATTATTTGTGTCACCCTGATCATGCTTATTTGCATTTGATTCAAAGTAGTAGAGTAGACGTGAATTTATATGATCAGACCAACAACATATTTGCAGGAATATCTTTCTATTTGGATAATGATATCGATAATAGTTATTACGAGCAAGTTAAATCTATGGTAATTCCTTGCCAACAAGGGTCCCTTACTCTTCACTACATTGCGATTCCATTTGGTATTCATTCTCGATTACAAGTTACAATTCCTATGACAAAAGAACAGtttgaaaaacatgaaatttaCAATGTCAATGGGAAAATTGTTGCTCGCTATACTGACACGTATGGAAACTATTCAGCTCAAGAGTGTGTCCTTTTCAAGAAGCAAGATGATGAGTTTGAGCGAGTTGAATCTGGTCATGTAAAACTTTCCCGATGTTGGGTGTCGTTACCTGCATATTCATCCCTTATCATTGAAGTGGATTTATCAGAGTTTGGATCAAGGCGAAAGATTGGAAAGTGTACTAAAAAGTTGTTACCTCGACAAGGGTTGATGTCTGTAGGATCGTTATTGTCAGGTGATATGGATATATGGGTTGGTGCAGCATGGTTCTCACCGGATCCTTTTGGACGAATTGATTATAGG TGTTCAACCAGTTTGCCACAAATCCCGGCagaaaatctgaaacaaaataTTGAAGAGATGGATACCGATGGAGAGGACAag TCTTCTGCCGATGATGATGGTGAGTCTACTGACGATGATGATACTGATGGAGATGACGAG tcttCTATGCATGCTTTTtccaaagaaaaaaagtgttcTGTTTCTTTTGATGATGGCGAGTCTCTTGTTGCTGACGAGTCTGGTGATGTGTTGTCATCCAGCCTTAACCGCGGCTCGTG GTGTCTTCGCTCTCATAAAAATATACCACGGTCATCTTTTGCTGTGGAGATATTCTCGGTCTTTATTGGTCGAGAAAAGTCAAAACCAGTGCAGATTTACGGTTCAATTGAAGTTTTGCGTGAGGATAGAGAACTTTGTTATATCTTtaaaagagatgaaaatgaGGCATTGATGTTATCTGAGGATTTAAAATTCATACCTATACCAGATGGATCTCGGGCTTTTTCCGATTGTAGTTCACTGAAAATGAAGTTTGACATCAAAGATATTGAGGGTTGTTTAGCTATAAAAGGTTACGTGGACTGGGCGGCTTCGACTCTTGATTCTCCTTTTTGGTACAAGAAGCAGTTGTGTAATTTAATTCAGGGTCAAAAAGGAGGATTTGCGTCGGTACATTATTCAATTTTCGAATACGCAGTTTGTGTTACAATTAAGGTGTTACTAAAGTTCAAAACAGGGAGTTCCGATGTTAATCCTAAGGTTTGGGGTAGCCTTGTAACTCAATATAGTCGTCATGATTATTCATCGCGCTATAAGAAAGACAACTACCGGTGTGTGTTGTTCAATAGGACTCAAGATGATCTAGTTCAAATAAGTAATGATTCGACAATTCCACTTTCAAGGTCTACGATTGTCGTGCCATCATATTCCTCTCTTATTGTCGATATAGACCTTTCTGGCTTCTCCGAGCAAAAGTTGTCATGTGTTAAAATGATTAAGATTGGTGAAGGTTTCAAGACTGTAGAGACAAATGATTATCTCTTTCATATCGAGTTAGATTGGTGTAAGGTTAAGTAA
- the LOC123890779 gene encoding casein kinase 1-like protein HD16, producing MEQWEKNYYITSIAGVTNGSSLVVMSKGTQYTQQSYKVSESFPFKWINKKWREGFHVTSMATAGSRWGVVMSRNAGFSDQVVELDFLYPSEGIHRRWDNGYRITATAATWDQSALILSKPRRRPADETQETLRTSQFPSTHVKEKWSKNLYLACLCYGRTVC from the exons ATGGAGCAGTGGGAGAAGAATTATTACATTACTTCTATTGCTGGAGTTACTAATGGGAGCTCTCTTGTGGTGATGTCAAAAG GCACACAGTATACACAACAATCATACAAAGTAAGCGAGTCTTTCCCCTTCAAATGGATAAACAAGAAGTGGAGAGAAGGTTTTCACGTGACTTCAATGGCAACTGCTGGAAGTCGTTGGGGTGTTGTTATGTCACGGAATGCGGGATTCAGTGATCAG GTTGTTGAACTTGATTTTCTCTATCCTAGCGAAGGAATCCATAGACGATGGGATAATGGTTACAGGATCACAGCAACTGCTGCTACATGGGATCAATCTGCTCTTATATTAAGCAAACCGAGACGAAGGCCTGCTGACGAAACTCAGGAAACTCTTAGGACATCTCAATTTCCAAGCACACATGTTAAG GAAAAATGGTCAAAAAACCTTTACCTTGCTTGTTTGTGCTATGGACGTACAGTATGCTGA
- the LOC123890776 gene encoding uncharacterized protein LOC123890776 — MSLTVKPNQEEDNKPLALHGTIYAHYIGVYKTPITHQIYKRDADDVPDILGIDGSLTLNGPDYLCHPDHAYLHLIQSSRVDVNLYDQTNNIFAGISFYLDNDIDNSYYEQVKSMVIPCQQGSLTLHYIAIPFGIHSRLQVTIPMTKEQFEKHEIYNVNGKIVARYTDTYGNYSAQECVLFKKQDDEFERVESGHVKLSRCWVSLPAYSSLIIEVDLSEFGSRRKIAKCTKKLLPRQGLMSVGSLLSGDIDIWVGAAWFSPDPFGRIDYRCSTSLPQIPAENLKQNIEEMDTDGEDKSSADDDGESTDDDDTDGDDESSMHAFSKEKKCSGSFDDGESLVADESGDVLSSSLNRGSWCLPSHKNIPRSSFAVEIFSVFIGREKSKPVQIYGSIEVLCDDRELCYIFKRDENEALMLSEDLKFIPIPDGSRAFSDCSSLKMKFDIKDIEGCLAIKGYVDWAASTLDSPFWYKKQLCNLIQGQKGGFASVHYSIFEYAVRVTIKVLLNLKSESFDVNPKVWGSLVTQYSSHDYSSCYKKDNYRCVLFNRTQDDPFQISDDSTISLSRSTIVVPSYSSLIVDIDLSGFSEQKLSCVKMIKIGEGFKTVETNDYLFRIELDWCKVK; from the exons ATGTCCCTAACCGTCAAACCTAATCAGGAGGAGGATAATAAACCATTGGCACTACACGGTACAATATATGCTCATTATATTGGTGTATATAAAACACCAATTACCCATCAAATTTACAAACGAGATGCTGATGATGTCCCTGACATTTTAGGAATCGACGGTAGTTTGACTCTCAATGGTCCGGATTATTTGTGTCACCCTGATCATGCTTATTTGCATTTGATTCAAAGTAGTAGAGTAGACGTGAATTTATATGATCAGACCAACAACATATTTGCAGGAATATCTTTCTATTTGGATAATGATATCGATAATAGTTATTACGAGCAAGTTAAATCTATGGTAATTCCTTGCCAACAAGGGTCCCTTACTCTTCACTACATTGCGATTCCATTTGGTATTCATTCTCGATTACAAGTTACAATTCCTATGACAAAAGAACAGtttgaaaaacatgaaatttaCAATGTCAATGGGAAAATTGTTGCTCGCTATACTGACACGTATGGAAACTATTCAGCTCAAGAGTGTGTCCTTTTCAAGAAGCAAGATGATGAGTTTGAGCGAGTTGAATCTGGTCATGTAAAACTTTCCCGATGTTGGGTGTCGTTACCTGCATATTCATCCCTTATCATTGAAGTGGATTTATCAGAGTTTGGATCAAGGCGAAAGATTGCAAAGTGTACTAAAAAGTTGTTACCTCGACAAGGGTTGATGTCTGTAGGATCGTTATTGTCAGGTGATATAGATATATGGGTTGGTGCAGCATGGTTCTCACCTGATCCTTTTGGACGAATTGATTATAGG TGTTCAACCAGTTTGCCACAAATCCCGGCagaaaatctgaaacaaaataTTGAAGAGATGGATACCGATGGAGAGGAcaag TCCTCTGCCGATGATGATGGTGAGTCTACTGACGATGATGATACTGATGGAGATGACGAG tcttCTATGCATGCTTTTtccaaagaaaaaaagtgttcTGGTTCTTTTGATGATGGCGAGTCTCTTGTTGCTGACGAGTCTGGTGATGTGTTGTCATCCAGCCTTAACCGCGGCTCGTG GTGTCTTCCCTCTCATAAAAATATACCACGGTCATCTTTTGCTGTGGAGATATTCTCGGTCTTTATTGGTCGAGAAAAGTCAAAACCAGTGCAGATTTACGGTTCAATTGAAGTTTTGTGTGACGATAGAGAACTTTGTTATATCTTtaaaagagatgaaaatgaGGCATTGATGTTATCTGAGGATTTAAAATTCATACCTATACCAGATGGATCTCGGGCTTTTTCCGATTGTAGTTCACTGAAAATGAAGTTTGACATCAAAGATATTGAGGGTTGTTTAGCTATAAAAGGCTACGTGGACTGGGCGGCTTCGACTCTTGATTCTCCTTTTTGGTACAAGAAGCAGTTGTGTAATTTAATTCAGGGTCAAAAAGGAGGATTTGCGTCGGTACATTATTCAATTTTCGAATATGCGGTTCGTGTTACCATTAAGGTGTTATTAAACCTCAAATCAGAGAGTTTTGATGTTAATCCTAAGGTTTGGGGTAGCCTTGTAACTCAATATAGTAGTCATGATTATTCATCGTGCTATAAGAAAGACAACTACCGGTGTGTGTTGTTCAATAGGACTCAAGATGATCCGTTTCAAATAAGTGATGATTCGACAATTTCACTTTCAAGGTCTACGATTGTCGTGCCATCATATTCCTCTCTTATTGTCGATATAGACCTTTCTGGCTTCTCCGAGCAAAAGTTGTCATGTGTTAAAATGATTAAGATTGGTGAAGGTTTCAAGACTGTAGAGACAAATGATTATCTCTTTCGTATTGAGTTAGATTGGTGTAAGGTTAAGTGA